In Pirellula sp. SH-Sr6A, the DNA window CTAGCTCGGCGAATTGGGAAGGAAGATCAGAGAAAGCTGGATGAATACATGGGAAGCGTTCGTAGTACCGAACAACGAATCGAGCGACTCGAGAGCTGGATCGATCGTCCGAAACCTTCCGTGGATCCACCCCTCTTGCAACTCGCCATGCAACCCCACAATGCGCACGACCGACCGATGTGGATCGATGTCATGCTCGAGCTAGCCTACCTTTCCTTCATTACGGACTCGACGCGAGTGATTTCGTTCGAATGGTCGCGCGAGGCCGGCGGATTCGGCGGCGGCGGGGAAAACCATCACGAGCTGTCGCATCATGGCGGCGACGCGGGCATGCTAGAGAAGCTTGCGACGATCGATCGCTTTCATCTGGAGAGGCTCAAGCGATTTTTGGGGTTTTTGCGACAGACCCGAGAGTCCGATGGCTCGATGCTCGATCGCACGATCGTAGTTTTTGGATCGGGGATGAATAGCGGGGAGGGAGGGGACCATTCGCCCAAGAATCTACCATTGCTAGTCGCAGGAGGAAGCAAACTGGGACTTCGTCACAATCGCCATGTCCATTTCGAATCCGAAAAGAGCCCACCTCTGTCTAATCTACTTCTCGAACTAACACAACGCATTGGGATCGAAACGGATTCGTTCAGCGATGCCACAGGAGCAAGCATCCTATCTGCTTGAATATCTCCACCTCCCTCTAGGTTTGATTTGCGGGGCGGCGCGCACCCATCCATAATCGCATGGCGTGTTCTTTATTCGTCGTTCCATGCAGGCGGAGCATGGAGCTTGGCAATTATTCTTCTGTCTACGAGGCCAGTTAGAAATGCGTATCCTTGCCTACAAAAGGTTATTGTGTGGCATTGCCACTCTCGGCATCACCGCCCCGGTCTTTTCGGCATCCGCACAAGACATCACGAAACGGGAGGCCGAAGGGCAAAATGTCGCGACGCCAGCGGATTTCGATCCCGCGTCTCGAACCCAGGAGACGTTGCTTCGACTGATAGACGAAGGGAAGAACCGCAATCAAACCATGGCACATCTTCGCTATCTCTGTGAAGAAATAGGACCTCGGTTAACGGGTTCTACCCGTTTGGAACGTGCTTGCCATTGGGCTGCAGATCGGTTTCGAGCCTTCGGATTACAAAATGTTGCACTAAAGCCATGGGGCGAGATTCCTGTTCGCTTCGATCGAGGTGAATGCAAAGGAAGAATCGTCACGCCCGTTGTCAGGGAAATGGAGTTCACTGCAAAGGCTTGGTCGGTAGGAACAGAAGGTCCGAAACAAGGTCCGGTCGTCCGCGAACCACAGTCCCCGGAAGAGCTTGATTCGGTCGCAGACCGTCTGGAGGGAGCATGGATATTGCGCCCGGCAGGAGCCAAACCTTCAATCGTTGTGGATCGATTGAACCATGCAGGTATCGCAGGATTTATTTCCACCGCGACTGCAGAGATCGTCAATACAGGCGGCGTTAAGGGAGTAACCCAGCTAAAGATGGCGGACATACCCCCGATCCCGACAGTAACCATTCGCCGATCGGACTACGATGCGATCAACAGCCGAATCATGGATGGAGAAAAAATTGTCGTCGAATTTGACTTGAAACATACCCTCGTCGAAGGCCCCTTCCCGGTTTACAACACCGTCGCCGAGATTCCAGGATCGACCATGCCGGAAGAAATTGTCATCATCTCCGCACATCTCGATAGCTGGGACGGACCGGGATCCCAAGGAACAGTCGACAATGGAACAGGGTCCGCTGTGACCATCGAAGCGGCTCGTATCCTGACTGCGATCGGTGCGAAACCCAAGAGGACCATCCGATTCATCCTTTGGTCCGGAGAGGAGCAGGGACTGCTCGGCTCGAAGGCATACGTACAACAATTGACAGAGGTAGAGCGTAAGCGGATTTCAGCGGTGTTTGTCGATGACAGTGGCACCAATCAGCAAGCCTCGTTGACGTGCGTCGAACCGATGGCCGCGATGCTCAGAGAAGCGATCCTACCGATGAACTTCGCGTTTCCCCATGCACCCATCAAACTGAATGTCGCCCCCCGAATGCCTCGCGGAGGTGCTAGCGACCACAGCCCTTTCAATGCGGTTGGCGTACCAGGTTTCTTCTGGGGCAAATCGGGGACAGCCGTTTATCGTCACGCTTGGCATACGCAGAACGATAGAATGGATCAAGCCGTACCAGAGTACTTAACGAAGAACTCCACCGTCTCCGCAATTGCAGCCCTCGTTCTCGCAGATGCCAACACGCTCCTGCCTCGAGCCCCCGTTCCTGCCGAAGAGAATCGTCGGCAGGAACTCCCAACCCCTGGTAGACCGCCACAACTGGACGATCCCTCCAACTTGGATGGCGACTAAAGGGTTCGATTACTTGCTTTGCAGCTCGAAATCGATCACGTTCTCTCCCGGCTCGACGGTCTTCGTTAATTCCGTCCGGGTGTTGTATTTGGGAGGAATCTTCTCAGGAGGTTCCTTACCTCCGTCGGCATCGGAAGTGGATTGGTGAACCGTGGTAATATCCACTTTGTAAGAACCTGGGGCTGCCCCCAATGTATCTCGAATGTAGACCAGACGGTAAACCCCTTCTTCGTTGGTCAACCCTATCGACGGACGCCCCGTCTCAGGAACAAATCGAACTTGCGCGTTCGCATAGGGTTTCCCATCCATGGTCACTTTCCCCGTGACCAAACTCATGGCAGAGTTGGAGTTGCAACCTGCGATCCATGTGAACAACGCGAAACACCCAACAGCAAAAAGAGAAGGTGACATTCTTAGCGCGGTCTGATTCATATCAAGAAATATTCCAATTCGAGTAACGGCAAATCGAGTGACGGCAGATGGTGCGTTGCCACCATCTGCCTTAAACATGCAGCATAAGAATCGTTACGTCTTACAACTCTCCGATCGGAGTGCCGTCACCACGATCTGCCAATGCAGTTTGAACCGCGAACTCGATTGTTTCGGATAGGAATTGAATCGATCCATCCGCCAGTGCGACATTGAGACCACCGGTATGGGCACCCGTGAGCGCAACGTTGACGTCATAAGGATTGCTGTTCCCTGAGCCGCCAAACGTGCCGATTGGGTATCGAACGGTGGTTACGTTTTGGGTCCAGTTGCCAGCTCCTGCCCCGTTCCCCCAAGCGCCACCTCTCCAACCGCAGCTTCGGCGATCGATCTTGTTTAGGTTCGCGTCGTAAAAGTAATCGCTTTGCTCACCGATCATCATCGTATTACTCGTTCCATCCGATGCACTCGCAAAACTAGCCGCACGACTGTTTGTACCGATCGGAGTAAGCATGCCGTTGTGAACAGCGATCCCGTAGATGTTCGTCTGTGGATCGGTCGACGCCACAGTGGTTGATCCTCCTCGCCAGTAGGAACCTGCGATACCAACATAGTTGATCATCTGCAGAGTGACCGAACCGTTCGAATGCGTGGTGTAATTCTGTGTTTTGGGAAGAGGACTCGACGGACATTCCAATCCTGGTACTCGAAGGTTGTTGAGTAAATTGAAGTTGGTCACAGGGGTAGGGCCATCCTGCATCGTGAAATCTCCTACGAACTCGAGCCCGCTGTAAACGTTGTTTTGCTCGATGTAAGGCATGATACGGACAATCCAAGACACCCCGCGCTGTCTAGTCCCTACAGCCCCCAGTTGTGGGGATGCCGAAAACGGCAGCTTGTTGAATGCGGAATGGTAATTGTGCATCGCAAGCCCCAGCTGCTTGAGATTGTTTGAGCATTGCATCCGTCTCGCCGCTTCCCGCGCCGCTTGGACGGCAGGTAGCAACAGACCCACCAAAATGCCAATAATCGCGATGACAACCAAGAGCTCCACCAAGGTAAATCCCACACGTCTCGTGGACTTCATAACAAAACCTTCCATCAGATCGAGGTCAATAAGATTCCATGGCGAGCCGAATACGATAGAGAGGTATCGCAGAGAGAATGCTCGCTTCTCCGAACACTAACCGGATGCAAATCCATCGTCAACAATCTTATTTCCCGCACCAAATGCCACTTGCTACAGTCCCATCAAGGAAGCGCCCCGATCGGACTTAACGCGCACACAAAGGCGGCTATTCCGCATTAACTCGGAGCCACATTGAGATTTTGTTTTGCAAGAATCCCCCGTGCGATCTCACTTTCTTCGCGGGGCACGCTTCCTCAATCTCCTTACCGTTTCACCCTGGGCCCTGGCGAAGAAAGGGAATCGCAACGGCTATTTGCGTACGTTGATGAGCCAATAGAGATAGGCCAGGTAGATAGCGACTCCCAACGCGCCTTCCCATCGAGAAATACGCCGACCTGTCACAAAGATCGGGACTGCGCCGATCGCGACCGCCGCCATTAACGGAATATCGAACCAAAGGAGAGAGCGTTCAACCGGCAGTCCTCCGGGCGCGAGCATGCAGGGGATGCTCAGGATGATGAGGATGTTGTAGATACTGCTGCCGATCAAGTTCCCCACGGCGACATCCCTATCCCCCTTGATCGTGGAGAGAATCGTGGTCACCAACTCCGGAGCCGACGTCCCCATCGCGACGATGGTGAGCCCGATGGTTGTAGTCGAAACGCCAAAAATCGTCGCCAACTCGACAGCACCTCGCACCAGCACCTCCGCTCCTGCCACAGTGAGAATGATTCCCACAACAAGCACCGAAAAGTACCAAAACCCCTGGCGTTTCCGTGCGATCTTGGGAACCTCGTCAACGCTGTATTCTTCATTGAAGTCCGCTTGCGAGGCTCGTGACGCCCTGCGTGTAACGAGAATCAATGAAACGGTGTAAGCCACTCCAAACGAAAGCATCAGCAGTCCGTCCCAAAACGACAAGACGCCATCCCAAGCAAGGGTTGTCATGAGGCCTGCCGAAAATACGATCGCGGGGAGTTCCAGTTGAAAGACCTGGCCATGGAGCAGCAAGGGGTAGATGGCGGCGCTAAGCCCCATAATAAAAAGCAAGTTGAGAACATTGGTTCCTGCGATATTGCCGACCGCCAGCCCTCCATTTCCTTGTAAACCTGCAATCGTTCCAACCGCTAACTCCGGAGCGCTGGTCCCCACCGACACGATCGTCAGGCCGATCACCATCGGAGTAACTTTGAGGAAAGCAGCAACTTTCGACGCACCGCGAACGACGAGCTCTGCTCCAAAGACGAGTACCACGAGCCCGACTAAAAATAAAAGGATGGCTACAAACACCGCACAGTCCTTAGTCTGGCGACAATTTGCTGGTCTTCACGATCAACACCGAGCAAGGAGCATTGTGAGCCACATACTGAGACACCGATCCCAAAAAAAATCGATGGATAGGGCCGTAACCGTGGGAGCCCACGACGATCAAGTTCGCTCCGTATCGACTGGCTTCATCGACAATCGTTTCTTTCACGTGTCCCTCGAGCAAGGCGCTTGTAACGTTCACCTTGGAAGGATGCGCTTTCACCAACTGGGTCGCATCCTGAAGCTTTTGCATCACTTCCGCACGCTGCTGCCGAATGAGATCATCGTAAGCACCCAGCGACTTGGAACGGAACAATCCGTCGTCGAGAGGAGCGTCGACAATAATGACGCGCACTTCACTCTTCGGAGCGAGCGGAATACGGTAAAGTTCTTGGATCGCGGCACAACTGCTAGGCGAACCGTCGATGGCGAGTAGGACTTTCATGTTGAACTACGTTTCCATATCAGGAGGAACTGCGATCGATATCCCCCGTTCTACGAATGATCGCCTGAAAACGTCAATGCCCATTGGCCGCTGCAAAAATAAAACTTCAGTCACGAAGGGTATGGATCGTGTTGTGCAACCTACCGTTGACCAGTTCGCCTCGTAAAGCCTTCAGGGAATACTGAATCTCCATCCCCCAAGTTGGCTTGAGACCATCGATCTCCAAATCGACGACAGTCCCGTCTGCGGATAGTTTCGCTGCGGTGACCTGAAGAGTCTTTTCATCCAAATGTTTCGAACCGTACTTCGCTGTGCGTTCCAACGACCAAGTCTTGACAGAGAAAACCTCTGGATGCACCGAAGTTTCGTCCAATGGTTCGGCGAATCGAAGTTGAACACCGCGCCGAAACGCATGCAACTCAACCGGGAGATGCACCGGTTGATCGGTTGCACGAATGCGATATAGACCTCCTGGGGCGGTGGCATTGCCCGCCCAAGCGAACATGCCACATAGATACAGATGACCGTCTTTGGGATGAAACCGTCCTCGCATAACCCCCGTTGGGAAAGGCGGAATCGGCAACTCAATCATCCCTCCCTGCATCTTCTCACCCACTTGTTCATGAGGGACAAGAAAAACCTTCCCGTAGCCATAGGAAAGGTTGAGCAAGCGTCCATTCAGCTTACCCCAACTTGGACTGTCCACCCAAAGCAACTCCGCTGGAGATCGATCAAACGTGTTGGTGATCCAGCAAAGGGGTGGCTCCATCGCGGAATCGGAAGGATCGGTGATGTCGTGGTACCCCAGCATGTTGCCGTAGAATTTGGGTTTGCTTGTTTCCGAAAGGGTAACCCAATTGATTCGATTCTTGGGATTCCAAAATCCTTCTTGATCGGTAACGAAAAACGATCCATCCGGGTTCAAACAAACTCCATTGGCCGCGCGAAACCCGTTTGCAAGGATCGTTGTCTTCGAGCCATCGCGTTCGACTCGCAGCAACGTTCCGTGGTGAGGCACCACCGCGGCCTTACCGTGGCATCCCGACTTTGCATAATAGAAATTCCCTTCCCCATCGACTTGCAACCCCATCGCAAACTCATGGAAGTGCTCGGTGACTTGATGATCGTTGTTCAAACACTCATAGAAGTCGATTTCGGCATCTCCGTTTAAGTCATGAAGAACGGCGAGTTGGTCGCGACAGGTTATATAGATCCGGTCCGAAATGATCTTTAAACCCAAGGGTTGGAACATCCCCGTGGCAATCCTCCGCCAGGACCAAGCTTCCGACTCCG includes these proteins:
- a CDS encoding universal stress protein, translated to MKVLLAIDGSPSSCAAIQELYRIPLAPKSEVRVIIVDAPLDDGLFRSKSLGAYDDLIRQQRAEVMQKLQDATQLVKAHPSKVNVTSALLEGHVKETIVDEASRYGANLIVVGSHGYGPIHRFFLGSVSQYVAHNAPCSVLIVKTSKLSPD
- a CDS encoding DUF1552 domain-containing protein, encoding MKRLNRRHILRGAGVALALPFLDAMSPWEISSALAAESKFRPRAESTIVQPRVVFCYVPNGVNILQWQPKEVGPNYTLSPTLKVLEEIRDDFTVVSGLGHPRCTGGHSGADTWLTGADLRSVPGKDYANSLSVDQLIAESLGTETRFASQQWSDQSGTGSAGHSHTLSFDRNGTPLPAEDSPKRIFERLFVPESAGDREATLRRYAERRSVLDNVLEESKRLARRIGKEDQRKLDEYMGSVRSTEQRIERLESWIDRPKPSVDPPLLQLAMQPHNAHDRPMWIDVMLELAYLSFITDSTRVISFEWSREAGGFGGGGENHHELSHHGGDAGMLEKLATIDRFHLERLKRFLGFLRQTRESDGSMLDRTIVVFGSGMNSGEGGDHSPKNLPLLVAGGSKLGLRHNRHVHFESEKSPPLSNLLLELTQRIGIETDSFSDATGASILSA
- a CDS encoding calcium/sodium antiporter: MFVAILLFLVGLVVLVFGAELVVRGASKVAAFLKVTPMVIGLTIVSVGTSAPELAVGTIAGLQGNGGLAVGNIAGTNVLNLLFIMGLSAAIYPLLLHGQVFQLELPAIVFSAGLMTTLAWDGVLSFWDGLLMLSFGVAYTVSLILVTRRASRASQADFNEEYSVDEVPKIARKRQGFWYFSVLVVGIILTVAGAEVLVRGAVELATIFGVSTTTIGLTIVAMGTSAPELVTTILSTIKGDRDVAVGNLIGSSIYNILIILSIPCMLAPGGLPVERSLLWFDIPLMAAVAIGAVPIFVTGRRISRWEGALGVAIYLAYLYWLINVRK
- a CDS encoding M20/M25/M40 family metallo-hydrolase; this translates as MRILAYKRLLCGIATLGITAPVFSASAQDITKREAEGQNVATPADFDPASRTQETLLRLIDEGKNRNQTMAHLRYLCEEIGPRLTGSTRLERACHWAADRFRAFGLQNVALKPWGEIPVRFDRGECKGRIVTPVVREMEFTAKAWSVGTEGPKQGPVVREPQSPEELDSVADRLEGAWILRPAGAKPSIVVDRLNHAGIAGFISTATAEIVNTGGVKGVTQLKMADIPPIPTVTIRRSDYDAINSRIMDGEKIVVEFDLKHTLVEGPFPVYNTVAEIPGSTMPEEIVIISAHLDSWDGPGSQGTVDNGTGSAVTIEAARILTAIGAKPKRTIRFILWSGEEQGLLGSKAYVQQLTEVERKRISAVFVDDSGTNQQASLTCVEPMAAMLREAILPMNFAFPHAPIKLNVAPRMPRGGASDHSPFNAVGVPGFFWGKSGTAVYRHAWHTQNDRMDQAVPEYLTKNSTVSAIAALVLADANTLLPRAPVPAEENRRQELPTPGRPPQLDDPSNLDGD
- a CDS encoding DUF1559 domain-containing protein, producing MKSTRRVGFTLVELLVVIAIIGILVGLLLPAVQAAREAARRMQCSNNLKQLGLAMHNYHSAFNKLPFSASPQLGAVGTRQRGVSWIVRIMPYIEQNNVYSGLEFVGDFTMQDGPTPVTNFNLLNNLRVPGLECPSSPLPKTQNYTTHSNGSVTLQMINYVGIAGSYWRGGSTTVASTDPQTNIYGIAVHNGMLTPIGTNSRAASFASASDGTSNTMMIGEQSDYFYDANLNKIDRRSCGWRGGAWGNGAGAGNWTQNVTTVRYPIGTFGGSGNSNPYDVNVALTGAHTGGLNVALADGSIQFLSETIEFAVQTALADRGDGTPIGEL